gctagtgaatcgaaaggtaagaaaactgcacccggttatatgtttcggatgggactaagtgctctcgatatttgtattatgtcaatgatggtattatgccatgggacatgtgatagcggcctaagggtgtcgtacacaatatttggcACAGGGCGcaacttggccactggtagccgaagacagcttaatattcactgagctcggtttaagtgggataacggagggtgcggcctgagggcgctaaccctagttatcatatgtgatttggtgtatgttgtgaattgatatgtttagtatgctaaatacttgactattctaattgttgatatgattaagaatatgtcatgcaatatgagatattgaattgtctattgattgcttatgctctgttgttgtgttttcttgctgggccttggctcacgggtgctacgtggtgcaggtaaaggcaaagacaagttggaccaatcctgagatggagagctgcgaggtggaatgtacatagccagctgttcggtcgccatggccgaggagtggatctggacagagattgcctaattgtctgttttgccttaatatggctaatactgtatttactccttgaatcttttgtaaacagttttaatattaacatttttgggatcccttgtaaacaggaaatgtttctttatgaaaaatgtgacttttaagaccaaaacattttaaccctagtaccattctagtttcagtaacacgttcttaattaaattacttgattagcaagtctagcactttataaacacacagtgtaacggtcttggctatccaaggcgttacacacTAGAACCCAACAGTGTTGAAGAGGCTCTTTCAGGGAAGAATATAAGGCTGAATGGAGTCAAGCAATGAAGGAAGAAATGAATTCATTGGGCAaaaacagaacatgggatttatTTGCAAAACCAAAAGGTCAGAAAGTGATTTCatgtaaatggattttcaaggtGGAGGAAGGTCTGAGTAAAGATGAGCCTTTGAGGTTCAAAGAAAGGCTCGTCGCAAAGGGGTttacacaagtggaaggaatcgATTATAATGAAGTGTTCTCACCTGTAGTAAAGTATAAGACTATAAGATTGATGCTATCTCTTGCAGCACAACAAAATTTAGAAGTAGAATAACTTGATGTCAAGACTGCCTTCTTAAATGGTTTTATAGAGGCGGACATTTATATGCATTAACCACCTAGTTTTCAGGTGGAATCAAGGAACAAAGAGATGGTGTGCAAGCTAAGAAGGTCACTATATGGACTTAAACAGTCACCACGACAATGGAACAATAGATTTGACACCTATGTTCAAGACACTGGATTCGTTAGATCAAAGTTTGATCATTGCCTATACTACAAAAATCTTGAGCAATCTACATCAGTTTTTCTCttactatatgtagatgatatgctcaTTATGGGGAAGGACAAGACAGTGATAAAAGGTATCAAAGACAAGTTGAAAgatgaatttgaaatgaaggagCTCAGTCAAGTCCAAAAGATACTTGGGATAGAAGTGACAAGGAACAGAAAAGATTGGATTCTGAATCTTAAACAAGCAAGTTATATTCATAGGGTACTTCAGAGATTCAACATGCAAGATTCAAAGAGTGTTTCAGTACCTCTAAGAGGACAATTTGTACTTTAAAAAGATCAAAGTCCAAAGACTATCGAGGAGACAAAGGAAATGGCAAAAGTCCCTTATGTTATGGCTCTAGGGTGTTTAATGTACATCATGGTCAGCACTAGACTAGACAtagcacatgctctaagcattctTAGTAGGTTAATGTCCAACCCCGGATTACAGCATTGGAATGCTCTTAAGTGGCTACTTAGATATCTAAAGGGAACTACTGAGATGGGACACAAATACAAGCAGATGGATCAGAAAGTTACACTTGAAGGTTTTGTAGATGCATACTAtgcagcaagtaaggatacaaggaGGTCAACTACATCATATGTATTCACAACAAATGGAGATTGCATATGTTGGAAGTCCCAACTACAGTCAGTGGTGTCACTATCAACAACTGAAGCTGATTTCCTGGCCACCACCGAAGCATTCAAAGAGGCAATATGGTTACAAGGAATGCTACAGGAGCTGAAGATGATGATAGGTAAAGCTAAGATATACTCAATTCACCTCTGTAAAAATCCAGTATACCACGAAAAGAgcaaacacattgacattcgttTGTTTTGGATAAGAGAAAAGATAGAGGAAGATGTGATATCATTGGACAAGATTGGTACTGAGGATAATCCAGCTGATATAGGAACCAAGATGCTACTTGTGAAAAAGTTTAAGCATTGCTTCAACTTGCTCAGCCTTGGTAACTAATGATGGAATTCTAGGATCACTATCTCTACAAGTGGAATTCTATTTAGGTTGTGATTTGAAGAATCTAGGTGGAATTTGTGGGAGTAGTTTCTCCAAATCCCAACTAATTCTGTTAATGAGTTATTTAGTTCTCAACTATCATAACAACCTCATTAACTTTCAGTCCTTGGTCTATAAAAGGACATGTTGGATTCACTTGTTGGAAGACACAAAATAGAACAAGAAAGTAGATAGAGAAAGTTCAGTTGAAACAACAGAAACACCAAATTAGAAAGAGAGAGCTCAAGTGTGGAAATCAAGATTGAGTATTGAGAAAGGTTGTGAGAGCTGGGTTTGGGGAACTGTATTGAGAAGCACAACTGTTGGGAAAGTGCTTGCTCAGAGATTGAGAGGAAAACACCTGTGTGATTGAGTGTTTAAAGAATTTGATCCAAGATTGTTCCAAGAAGCTCCATTGAAGTCTTGTACTCATTTCATTGATTAAATAAAGAAGATATAGTGGTTCCTAAAGCTGGATTAGGTTCaagacactactagaaatataggcttttacttcgttttttacacatagaatataaaaaaactgaagtaaaagcctttcaatgggtttttacttcgcttttgggaatggtagtacataaaaaaaaggctattacttcggtttcttaaaaaaacgaagttaaaatagaaaatagacaagggccatgtttggtttgcacactaAATCGGggctttttacttcggtttttatgaaaaaactgaagtgaaaagtggagcaaccaaacgcggccctgaaggcttttacttcggttcttatataagaaccgaagtagaaatggtactttctacttcggttgtTGTATAAGAACTGAAGTAAAAGAGTTCtaatacccttaatatatagctcccacggctcattcgtctctctgaagcaaaaatcccaaacgccaaacccagaaaacctccattgttgtcgtactcccacgagggtttcacaaaatataccattttttatgttttttttaccatttgaaaccatttttcttacttaaaaacagaaatattagttccatttttatttttgaggaagaaaataaagactttgggtgtgggtatttttagggttcgaaaatgggtattgttattggactttggctagttttcttacattaaaataagttcttgagcttcaaaaaatgtatgaatcactaaatctttgtttgtatgatctttttttttattttctataatattttcaaatttttttcttatagatataatgtgtttattatatatagtttttagagttgctaatattgatttagaggttattttgagcatcaaagaaggtttgttaccttaaaactttgtttgtgttaatttttttatattattccaaaTTTAATACttgttttttagtatatttgtgttatattttattttattttattattttatataatgtaattaattatatatatacattagtacaatttaaaaattgttgtgacttgctatttaaatttctaaacatagcttcaataagtaatgttgttgccaatgttagaacttgaaatgtttggattattagtgacatttgttttttgttttctataactagctagcttgatatgttgtttgatgattatgtagctagtttaattaattatgtaattgatttttatttatttttgtttaagctttttagtagggttgttgatttagttgccaattcggtattgattttgggtgacttcaagagtaatattggaggtgagtaatctttaaattttatttattactattacaatatttatttataaaattagagttaaatcttGCATGctttactttagtgaagtaggttctgggaaatttgttgttagcggtgatataaggatggaattatgtatgttgattttgtgtttgtttgtattgaatttatatataattataaaattgggatatgctacaaaaacaaaggaaactctaccaatttttatagattttattaattgttttctttttcaatttgcacactatgtcgatatattttttgtgttatttatagattttaaaatttttggagatgttaaaatgcagttgttatgctgccgaaattttgttagacttaggaaaatttaataattaaacttcaattatgtttgatgtcctagaaaaaagaactagaagtggaagatgtagatggatatgaaatttggataagagcgcgagaaacgaagaagactcttgtcgaagataatttggacaaaaaaattgaagaaagagatgtaagtgttttaaagcaaagtaagaaatttttttaagtgttgttacaagttactaatttaatctatcattggtttgtttcgtagaatgaactaaatgacaaagttactagtagtCAAATTGTCGCCAAGGATCGGAaggacatcttgccaatccaacaagaatagttaagccgattgatgacttaaatttattagtaagactattttgtttatacatacctttagttttatgtgaatgtatatataaatgtttatgttattttacttaattacaattatgtgaatgtatatatgaatgattaggttattctacttaacaattatgtgaatgtataaatatttaattttataagaattttaattctaagtgtataaattttgtgatttttatttctgttataaattaaatgaaaataaaccaattccaattgtaaaaatatatataactataaattcatataattagactatttaaaataattagggcaaaaaaaaaagaaaaaaaatagaattgggtcatttaaaaataattagaaataattattaaaaaaaatggggtagggggtttctacttcggttattatgtaaaaaccgaagtagaaagtggggtttctacttcggtttttacataataaccgaagtagaaagtgcccaacaaggaagcgtaccccactttctacttcggttattatgtaaaaaccgaagtagaatccctactttctacttcgctttttacataataatcgaagtagaaagcctatttttcacttcggtttttaactactttttacttcgctccgaactactgtggttgcgaattttagcgaaaaccgaag
The genomic region above belongs to Humulus lupulus chromosome 1, drHumLupu1.1, whole genome shotgun sequence and contains:
- the LOC133834550 gene encoding secreted RxLR effector protein 161-like, whose translation is MAKVPYVMALGCLMYIMVSTRLDIAHALSILSRLMSNPGLQHWNALKWLLRYLKGTTEMGHKYKQMDQKVTLEGFVDAYYAASKDTRRSTTSYVFTTNGDCICWKSQLQSVVSLSTTEADFLATTEAFKEAIWLQGMLQELKMMIGKAKIYSIHLCKNPVYHEKSKHIDIRLFWIREKIEEDVISLDKIGTEDNPADIGTKMLLVKKFKHCFNLLSLGN